TAAATAATATTATAGAAGATAAATATATAAAAGAATTAAATATGCAAGAATTAATTAAAATGGCACTTCTAAATATAAACAAAAAGAAGAAGTAGGTGAAATAATGAATTTATCATGGTTGTTTATTATACTAGGGGCAATGATGTGGGGAATAGATGGAGTGTTATTAACACCTCGTTATTTTCAATATGGATTATATAATGTGTTATTAATAGTATTTATAGCTCATTTATTACCATTTTTATTCATGCTTATAACACAAAGAGGTTCTATAAAAGAAATAAAAAAAATGAATTTTTATGATAAATCATATTTTTTATTAATAGCTTTATTTGGTGGAACTATAGGAACATTATCTATTGTAAAAGCGTTACAATTAAGTGAGTTTAATCCATATAGTTTGGTAATATTAATACAGAAATCACAGCCTATATTTGCTATATTATCAGCTTATTTCATATTGAAAGAAAAGATTACACATAAATTTAAAATTGTATTTGTTATCTCGCTTATTTCACTATATTTTCTAACTTTTGGACTGAACAGTCCATTTGAAATAGAACTTAAATCTATATATTCTGCAATTTATTCTTTAATTGCTGCTATATCTTTTGGTTTATCAACAACATTTAGTAGAAAAGTTGCAATAAAATATAATGCGAATTTATCTACATTTATAAGATTTATGTTTACAGCTATAATTACTTTTATATTACTATTATTAAATATTGGTCAAAGTAAATCAGATATTATATATGTAGTTAAAAATAATCATATAATGTTACTTGCATTATTTATAGCAATATGGAATCTTATTGCAAGTAATTTGTATTATAAAGGGTTACAGAAGACGAAAGCTATATATTCTACTGTTTCTGAATTATCTTTTCCTTTAACATCAGTTTTTATAGACATGTTTATTTTAGGAAATGTTTTAGATCCGATAAGAATATTGGCTGGTTCAGTATTATTATTAAGTATAGTTTATTTAAATTTAAATAACGAATAAGGGAGAAAAAATGGAGTATATCAAAATACGGGGAGCTAGAGAACATAATCTTAAAAATATAGATATAGATATACCTAAGAATCAATTTGTTGTAATTACAGGAGTTAGTGGTAGTGGAAAATCATCTCTTGCATTTGAAACAATATATTCTGAAGGTCAGAGAAGATATGTTGAAAGTTTATCAGCATATGCAAGACAATTTATAGGTCAAATGAAAAAACCAGAACTTGATAGTATAGAAGGATTATCTCCAGCAATATCCATAGAGCAAAAATCTGTTTCAAAGAACCCTAGATCAACAGTAGGTACTATGACTGAAATATATGACTATATGAGACTTTTATGGGGTCATATTGGTGAGGCACATTGCCCTATTTGTAAATCTTTAGTAAAAAAACAAAGTATTGAAGAAATTACTAATGAAGTACATCTAAAATGTAATGATAAAGATAAATTAATATTTTTATCTCCTATAGTAATGGATAAAAAAGGAAGCTTTAAAAATCTATTTATAAATTTATCAAGACAGGGATATTTAAGAGTAAGAGTGGATGGAACTATACTTGAACTTGATGATACTATTGAATTAGATAAAAATAAAAGACATAATATTGAATTAATTACAGATAGAATAGTATTTAAAGAAGAAAATATTTCAAGAATTAATGAAGCTATAGTTAATGCAACAAAACTATCTGATGGTAATTTGATTGTTAATATAAATGGAATAGACTATAAATACAGTGAAAATTTTGTATGTAGTAATCATCCAGATATATCATTTCCAGAGATTAATCCAAGACTATTTTCATTTAATGCACCTTATGGAGCTTGTGAGGAATGTAATGGATTAGGTTCATCTTTAGAAGTTAATATGGATGCAATAGTATTAAATGAAAATTTATCTATTAATGAGGGTGCATTATCTGTAGTAGGAGGTAGCTCTGTAACATCATGGACTTGGAAATTATTTCAAGCATTTTTAAAAGGTCATGATATTGACGCAGATAAGCCTTTTAAGAAATTATCACAAAAGGAAAAAGATTTAATATTTTATGGTAGTGAAAAAGAATACTATTTCTATATTCACACTAAAGAATATAATTATGATGGAATGAGAACTTTTGAAGGACTTGTAAATCTTGTTAAAAGAAGACATAAGGAATCAATGAGTGAATCTAATAGAGAAGAGATTCAAAATAGATATATGATAGAAACTAGTTGTTCTAAATGTAATGGAAAAAGATTAAATGATATAGTTCTTGCAATAACTATTAATGATAAAAATATTATAGATGTTACAAATATGAGTATAGTTAATGCCTTAGATTTCTTTCAAAATTTAAGTTTAACTGAAAAAGAAAAACAAATTGCCGAAGAAATATTAAAGGAAATAAGAAATAGATTATCATTTTTAATTAATGTAGGTTTAGATTATTTATCGTTAGATAGAATGACTAAAACACTTTCTGGAGGAGAATCACAACGTATAAGACTTGCAACTCAAATAGGTTCAAGATTAACAGGAGTTATATATGTTTTAGATGAACCAAGTATAGGTCTTCATCAAAGAGATAATGATAAGTTACTTAAGACTTTAAAAGATTTAAAAGATATTGGGAACACATTAATAGTAGTAGAACATGATGAAGATACTATGATAGAATCTGATTATCTAATTGATATAGGACCTGGTGCAGGTAAATTTGGTGGAGATATAATAGCATGTGGGAAACCATCTGATGTTATAAATGAAGGTAAATCACTTACAGCTAAATATTTGAATAAAGAAATTCAAATAGAAAAACCTAAAAAAATTAGAAAATCAAAAGAATATTTAAAAATTAGCAATTGTTGTGGTAATAATTTGAAAAATGTTAATTTAAAAATTCCTTTAGGTATATTTACTGCTGTAACTGGAGTAAGTGGTAGTGGAAAATCTAGTTTAATTAATCAAACACTTTATCCAATATTACATAATTATCTAAATGAGAAAACTATGTTTCCATTAAAGCATGGAAAGGTAGAAGGCTTAGAAGAAGTAAAAAAAGTTATTAATATAGATCAAAGCCCTATAGGTAGAACACCTAGATCAAATACTGCAACTTATACTAAAATATTTGATGATATAAGAGGGATATTTGCAGAAACTAATGATGCTAAAATTAGAGGATTTGATAAAGGAAGATTCTCATTTAATGTAAAAGGTGGAAGATGTGAAACATGTTCTGGTGCTGGAATTAATAAAATAGAAATGAATTTTTTGCCAGATGTTTATGTAGAATGTGAAATGTGTAAAGGTAAGAGATATAACAAGGAAACACTAGAAGTTAAATATAAGGGGAAAAATATTTCAGAAGTATTAGATATGAGTGTTATAGATGCATATGAATTTTTTGAAGCGATACCATCTTTAAAAAGAAAGCTTCAAACATTAATTGATGTAGGTATGGACTATATTACATTAGGGCAACCTGCTACAACACTTTCTGGTGGTGAGGCACAAAGAATAAAACTTGCTTCTGAATTATCAAAAGTAACAAAAGAAGGAACTATGTATATTTTAGATGAACCTACAACAGGATTACATTTTGAAGATGTTAGAAAGCTTTTAATAGTTTTAGATAGATTGGTTTCAAAAGGTAATAGTGTTGTTGTTATTGAGCATAATCTTGATGTTATAAAATGTGCAGACTATATTATTGATATAGGTCTTGAAGGTGGAGATAAAGGTGGATATATTGTAGTTGAAGGTTCACCAGATAAAATTATGAAACATAAAGATTCATATACAGGTAAATTTTTAAAAAAACATTTAAATAAATAGGAGGATAAATGTATATTAACGAAGTAGTAAGAAATTTGCAAATTTCAATTATTAGACAAATTTCAGCAAGAATGCCAGAATTTAAAAATGGAATTAACATGACTATAGGTGAACCAGGTAATGATTTGCCATATGAATTAAAAAAATATATGTCAGATGTTACTCTAAATGAAAAAATTGGATATACAAATACTGGAGGAGCAATAGCATATAGAGAAGCAGTAGCTAAATATTATAACAAACTTTATGGTTCAAATTATACTTGGAAAAATGCATTGGCAAATGCTGGATCTACTGAAGGTATATCTTCTTTTTTAAGAACTGTATTAAAGCCAGGTGATGAAGTAATTTTACCAACTCCTACATATCCTGGATATGAGCCTAATATATTACTTATGAATGCAAAACCTGTATATATAGATTTAAAACATACTGATTTTGAATTGACAGCTGATATTTTAGAACAATATATAACACCAAGAACTAAAGTAATAATACTTACTTACCCTAATAATCCAACAGGAACTGTTATGGCTTTAGAAGAAATGGATAAAGTTGCTGAATTATTAAGAAAACATAATATATATTTATTAAGTGATGAAATTTATTCAGTTCTCTCTTTTGAAAAATATAATTCTTTTGCTAGATATACAGATTTAATAGATAAGATTGTAGTAATAAATGGATTTTCTAAATCTCATTCTATGACAGGATATAGAGTTGCCTATACTTTAGCTTCAGAAGATGTAATAAATAATATGAATAAAGTTGGACAATACACTATGACTGGAGTAAATACAGTCGGTCAATTAGGAGCTATTTATGCTTGTGAAAATATACCTACAAGAGATGATGTAGTAGAAATAAATAAAGCTAAATTAAACCGTATGATGAAAGGTTTAAGAGAAATAGGATTTAAGGTTATTGAACCAAAAGGAGCATTTTATCTTTTTGTTGATTACAGTATGTTTTCTAACAAAAAGTCATTAGATTTTGCATTAGATGTGTTAGAAAAAACAGAATTAGGTGTAGTTCCAGGTATTTGTTTTAATGTAGAAGGATATTTTAGATTATCTGTTACTCAAAGTGATGATATAATAGATGAAGCAATAAATAGATTGAAAACTTATGTTGAGAATGAGTGTAAATGAAAAAAGGAGATATAGTAAATCTTGATATTGTTGGTATAGATTTTCCAGCAAAACCATATGGGTATTTAAAAAATGATGATAGAAAATGTTTTGCAAATACAAATGTAGTACCTGGTCAAAAAATTAAGGCAAGAATAGGAAAAATAAAAAATAATAAGATAGAATTAAGAGATATAGTAATAATAGAAAATTCTGAAAATGTTGCTAAACCTTTTTGTGAAAAATTTAATAGTTGTGGTGGATGTTCATTTCAATATCTTAGCTATGAAAAACAAGCTGAACTTAAAGCTAATTTGGTATATAAATTGATTGATAATTCTATAAAAAATAAAAATTATGAAAAATTACCTATAGTTACTATGGGTAATGATAAAGAATATAGAAATAAAATGGAATTTAGTTTTGGAAATGAATATAAGGATGGTCCGATAATTTTAGGATTACATAAAAAAAATTCATTTCATGATATAGTAAATGTAAATGAATGTAGATTGATGGATGAAAATTTTAGAAAAATAGTGAGATTTACAAATGATTTTTTTTCTAAAAAAGATATTAGTTTTTACCATAGATTAACACATATAGGATTTTTACGTAATTTAGTTATTAGAAAAGGTGAAAAAACAAAAGAACTTGGAGTAAACATAGTTACTACATCACAAATAGAAAATTATGACATTATTGATGAATATAAGGAAAAATTACTTTGTTTAGATCTTAGTATGGGATTAAAATCAATTATTCATACTATTAATGATAATAAATCTGATAGTGTAAGGGCTGATAAGGAAATAATATTATATGGAAAAAGAGATATTACAGAGAGATTATTTGATTTAAGTTTTAATGTAAGCCCTTATTCATTTTTTCAAACTAATTCATTTGGTGTTGAAAAACTATATCAAGAAGTAATAAATAATCTTCTATTTATAACTAAAAATGATGAAAAACCTATAGTATTTGATTTATTTAGTGGTACAGGAACTATTGGTCAAATAGTATCTAAATATTCAAAAGAAGTATATGGTATAGAATTAATAGAAGAAGCGGTTATTAAAGCTAATGAGAATGCTATAAAAAATGGAATAACAAATGCTAAATTTATAGCTGGAGATGTATTTGAAAAATTGAGAGAATTTGACAAAGAAAATATAAAACCAGATATATTGATATTAGATCCACCTAGAAGTGGAGTTGGAGAAAAAACAATACTTAAATTATTAGAATATAATGTTAATTATATTATTTATGTTTCATGTAATCCAAAAACTCTTGCTGAAGATTTAAAAATTTTTGAATATAATTCATATATATTGAAAAGAGTAGTTTGTGTAGACATGTTTGGTTATACTCCACATGTGGAGTGCATAGTGTTGATACAAAGAGTGAAATCGTGAAAATCCTGCATTTTAAGCAGTTTTACAAGCATTATGTCTTTAATGAAGATGGCGATAGAGGAAGAAAAAAAGTCCTAAAAAATTATATTGATGTTTATGTTTGCATTGATATGGTGTGTGGAGATACAAAGTATGAATTGGGAAGTGAGGAATAAGAAATGATGAGATGGGTAATAAAAATAATCTTGTTTCCAATCAGCTTGCTGCTGAGTATCCTCACAGCATTTCTGACATTTATTCTTGGCATAGGAACAACTATTCTGTATTTCTTAATGCTGATGTATGTAGTTGCTGCAATAGGATCATTTATGCAAAAAGATATATCACTTGGCATTGAGGCGTTGGTATTAGGATTTTTGTTAAGTCCTTATGGAATACCGATGGCCGGAACAGCTGTTATAGCGTTCCTTAAGGGAATCAATGAAGCAATAAAATCAATCTAAAAAATTTCATACAAATGGTTACCAAAGGCGATAGATAAAAAACTATCGTCTTTTTCTTTGCCAATTTTTAAGGAGGGAGGTGAAGCGATGGACTTTGATTATTTCTATAACAGAGAGGCGGAAAGATTTAATTTTTTAAAAGTACCGGAGATATTGGTTGATGGAGAAGAATTTCGAGACTTATCAGCAGAAGCAATTATTCTCTATTTCATGCTTCTTAAACGGACAGGAATGTCATTTAAGAATAACTGGATAGACAAGGAAGGCAGAGTATTTATCTATTTTACAGTCGAAGAAATTATGAGAAAAAGAAATATCTCAAAGCCAACTGCCATAAAAACATTAGATGAGTTAGATAGTAAGAAAGGCATCGGACTGATTGAAAGAGTAAGGCTTGGACTTGGTAAGCCGAACATCATTTATGTCAAAGACTTTATGAGTGTATTTCAGGTAAAAGAAAATGACTTTCAGAAGTTAAAAAATTTTACTTCAGAAGTAAAAGATGTTGACCTCAGGAGTAAAGAAAATGAACTTCAGGAAGTTAAAAATCTTGACTGTAACTATATAGAGAATAATAAGAGTAAGTATAGTAAGAGAGAATATAGTTTTAGTGAAAACGGGTTTGGAACATTTCAAAATGTGTTTTTAGCTGCTGAAGATATATCAGACTTACAAATTATAATGAACTCACAGCTTGATAATTACATTGAGAGATTATCAGTATATATCAAAAGCACCGGAAAGATCTATAAAGACCATAAGGCAACAATCCTTTCTTGGTTTTATAAAGATCAGGGAAGAAGCAAAGAAGTGAAAACATCAAATATCCCAACATGGGAATAATATGATAAAGGAGAACACCTATGATAAAAGAATTAAAAAAAGTAATGATAGAGGATGTAGAGTATGCCTATGATCCTGAAAAAGAATACATCAAGGACGGACACGCCTTTTGTAAAGTTTGTCATGAAAGAAAAGACGGAAAAGTGATGGAGTTCTTTGATAACAAGATGATATTTAAGATTTCTTGCAAATGTGATTCATAGGTATCATTATCTTAGGGACTTTTGTGATTAACTTTGCAGGAACGGGAATGACAGGCTTTATGAACTCTACAAGCTCTGTGCTTACAACAATCTATTTATCAAAGCCAAATGTCCTAAGTGAAATCAATCAGAAATTTTCAGATATGGAGGGTAAGCTTCAAAGTGAAGTTGACCATGTGAAAGAAAATTATCCCGGATATGATGAATATATCTTAAATAATACAGAATACATCGGTCATAATGTCCATGAGCTTTTATCCTACATTACATCAAGGTGCGGAGAGGTAAAAAGTGTATCGGAAGTAGAATCCATATTAAAAGAATTATTTGAGTCCATGTATGACATTGAGTATAGGGAAGAAATTGAAATCAGATACAGGACGGTTACGGAAACCTATACCGATGAAGATGGCAATGAATATACCGAAAGCCACGAAGAACCTTATGAGTATAAAAAACCATCGTAACGCTTCATAAAAAAGAGATGGACAGTATTATCCGAAAGGTCTTTGCAAACTATCCCGATAATCTAAAGCACTATGAAGCCTTGTTTCTTGCACAAGGCAATATGAGAGAAGCCTTTGGTAATTCTGACCTTATCAGTGCAAATGGAGGTATCGGCGGTGGAAAAGAGTATGAGGCATCTACGGAAGTACAAAAGAAGATTGTTAATGCTGCATACATTACGCCATCTCCGGGTGCAGGCTGGTGTGCCATGTGGGTATCACAGGTCTATCAAAATACAGGACTTGGATATATAGGTGGGAATGCCTGTGATATGTACCGAAACTATACCTTTACATCAGACAGGTCAAAGCTAAAAGTGGGAATGCTTGTGGCAGTTGAAAGCAGCAGTAGCGGAAGCAGTGCAGGGCTTACCTATGGTCATGTAGGTATTTACATTGGAGATGGAAAAGTGATTGATAACATCGGTCGAATAAGAGTAACTACCTTAGATGATTGGATAGCAACATTTTGTAAGCACCATCCCGTAGGATTCGGTTTTCCGCCAAATGTAAAGAAATAGGAGGTAACAATTTGAAAAAGGAACTGATAGCAGTAAAAAACAAAATAGAGAAGTCAAATGATAAAAAGGCTCTGATTGATGAAGAATTGGAGCCTTTATTCATTCGTGAAGAAGAGCTTGAAAATGAAGAAATCATTGCCATTTGCAGAAAGAATAACATCACAATCAGCGATTTGATGGCAAAGGTAAACAGACAAAAAGCAGAAATGAAAAAGGAGAAAACAAATGAAAACCAGTTTGAAAAAGAATAATAAGTTTTGGACGGTAGCACTTGCGGTAATTGTAAGTATTAGTTGTATTTTAGGTCTTTGGACGGTTGTTTATGCACAGGAGCAAAAATCTGAAGCTCCAACAAAAAAAGAAGCTGTTCAAACGGAAGTTGAAGTAAATGTAAGGTATATCTTTGAAGATGAAAAGGTCTTTAAGGAAGAAAAGATAAAGGCTGAGAAAGGACAACTTATTGATAGCGGAGATCTTACAATGCTCCCAGATGATATGAAATTCATTGATGAATTTCTGTTTTATGAGGTAAAGGGAGATGGAAAAGATGAGATTATCCGTAAGGTAGCAAAGGCTGAACTTAAGGATGAAGAAACTAAGACGGAAGAAAAAAAGCCACAGCAGGACAAAAGCACTCAGACGGGAGACAAAAAGACGAAAGATAAGTCAACGCAGACAGAGCTTTCCAAAGAGGATATTTCCAAGATGGAAAAGCAGGCAAAAGAACTTAAAGGGGAGCTTGATAAGCTAAATGGTGAGATTAAGGATAAAGATAAGTTAAACGATAAGCAGAAGGAAAAAATCAAAGCTCTTGAAGATAAAATTGATAGCCTGAAAGAAAAAATGAAGAAAGATAAGGGAAATAAGGACTTATCAGAAGATATGAAAAAGGAAATAGATAAGCTGACGGAAAAGGTGAAAGAGCTTGAGAAAAAGGCAACTGAAACAAATAAAGCTCCTGTAACATCACAATCAGTTACACCGATTAGTCCTATTTCCGGAATTAAGACAAGTTCAGGTATTTTTCCTCAAACACCACAGACTTCTGTAAGTAGTACTGGTAAAGGCTCATCGGATTCGGTAAGCTCAGGTAATACTACAAAGGATACCGGTAAAGGCAAAACGGAAGTAAAGGAGAAAGAAAAGGAAGTTCGCTATCCCAATAAGTTAACGGCAAAAGCTCCTGCGAATAACAGTCAGGATTCATCAATGGGGTCTGCAAGTAAGAGCGTAAACACCAACAAGGGAGTAGCTTCATCTCCGTCAAAGGCGAGAGCATACGTTACGGAGAATAAAGATAATGCAAATAAGGAGTATCCGGTTCATCATGGAGATAGCAGCGATAACAAAGAAACGGATCAGTATTCGGCAGATGCAAGGCAGTTTATTACCTTTCAAACGAAAAACGGTAAGACTTTTCATCTTATCATCAACCACGATGAAGATAGTGAGAAT
The genomic region above belongs to Streptobacillus moniliformis DSM 12112 and contains:
- a CDS encoding replication initiator protein A, whose translation is MDFDYFYNREAERFNFLKVPEILVDGEEFRDLSAEAIILYFMLLKRTGMSFKNNWIDKEGRVFIYFTVEEIMRKRNISKPTAIKTLDELDSKKGIGLIERVRLGLGKPNIIYVKDFMSVFQVKENDFQKLKNFTSEVKDVDLRSKENELQEVKNLDCNYIENNKSKYSKREYSFSENGFGTFQNVFLAAEDISDLQIIMNSQLDNYIERLSVYIKSTGKIYKDHKATILSWFYKDQGRSKEVKTSNIPTWE
- a CDS encoding CD1107 family mobile element protein, with protein sequence MKTSLKKNNKFWTVALAVIVSISCILGLWTVVYAQEQKSEAPTKKEAVQTEVEVNVRYIFEDEKVFKEEKIKAEKGQLIDSGDLTMLPDDMKFIDEFLFYEVKGDGKDEIIRKVAKAELKDEETKTEEKKPQQDKSTQTGDKKTKDKSTQTELSKEDISKMEKQAKELKGELDKLNGEIKDKDKLNDKQKEKIKALEDKIDSLKEKMKKDKGNKDLSEDMKKEIDKLTEKVKELEKKATETNKAPVTSQSVTPISPISGIKTSSGIFPQTPQTSVSSTGKGSSDSVSSGNTTKDTGKGKTEVKEKEKEVRYPNKLTAKAPANNSQDSSMGSASKSVNTNKGVASSPSKARAYVTENKDNANKEYPVHHGDSSDNKETDQYSADARQFITFQTKNGKTFHLIINHDEDSENVMLLTEVSEDDLLNMVEKKEAPKQEVVKEEPVKEEIKPEKKDEKSNLGTYIILLLVVGGALGAGYYFKVVKKKEDKELEALEEEDDDFFSESESEEEINDADEVEDEE
- the rlmD gene encoding 23S rRNA (uracil(1939)-C(5))-methyltransferase RlmD, with protein sequence MKKGDIVNLDIVGIDFPAKPYGYLKNDDRKCFANTNVVPGQKIKARIGKIKNNKIELRDIVIIENSENVAKPFCEKFNSCGGCSFQYLSYEKQAELKANLVYKLIDNSIKNKNYEKLPIVTMGNDKEYRNKMEFSFGNEYKDGPIILGLHKKNSFHDIVNVNECRLMDENFRKIVRFTNDFFSKKDISFYHRLTHIGFLRNLVIRKGEKTKELGVNIVTTSQIENYDIIDEYKEKLLCLDLSMGLKSIIHTINDNKSDSVRADKEIILYGKRDITERLFDLSFNVSPYSFFQTNSFGVEKLYQEVINNLLFITKNDEKPIVFDLFSGTGTIGQIVSKYSKEVYGIELIEEAVIKANENAIKNGITNAKFIAGDVFEKLREFDKENIKPDILILDPPRSGVGEKTILKLLEYNVNYIIYVSCNPKTLAEDLKIFEYNSYILKRVVCVDMFGYTPHVECIVLIQRVKS
- a CDS encoding CHAP domain-containing protein, which gives rise to MDSIIRKVFANYPDNLKHYEALFLAQGNMREAFGNSDLISANGGIGGGKEYEASTEVQKKIVNAAYITPSPGAGWCAMWVSQVYQNTGLGYIGGNACDMYRNYTFTSDRSKLKVGMLVAVESSSSGSSAGLTYGHVGIYIGDGKVIDNIGRIRVTTLDDWIATFCKHHPVGFGFPPNVKK
- a CDS encoding CD1845 family protein, with product MMRWVIKIILFPISLLLSILTAFLTFILGIGTTILYFLMLMYVVAAIGSFMQKDISLGIEALVLGFLLSPYGIPMAGTAVIAFLKGINEAIKSI
- a CDS encoding CD1108 family mobile element protein, producing MINFAGTGMTGFMNSTSSVLTTIYLSKPNVLSEINQKFSDMEGKLQSEVDHVKENYPGYDEYILNNTEYIGHNVHELLSYITSRCGEVKSVSEVESILKELFESMYDIEYREEIEIRYRTVTETYTDEDGNEYTESHEEPYEYKKPS
- a CDS encoding pyridoxal phosphate-dependent aminotransferase; translation: MYINEVVRNLQISIIRQISARMPEFKNGINMTIGEPGNDLPYELKKYMSDVTLNEKIGYTNTGGAIAYREAVAKYYNKLYGSNYTWKNALANAGSTEGISSFLRTVLKPGDEVILPTPTYPGYEPNILLMNAKPVYIDLKHTDFELTADILEQYITPRTKVIILTYPNNPTGTVMALEEMDKVAELLRKHNIYLLSDEIYSVLSFEKYNSFARYTDLIDKIVVINGFSKSHSMTGYRVAYTLASEDVINNMNKVGQYTMTGVNTVGQLGAIYACENIPTRDDVVEINKAKLNRMMKGLREIGFKVIEPKGAFYLFVDYSMFSNKKSLDFALDVLEKTELGVVPGICFNVEGYFRLSVTQSDDIIDEAINRLKTYVENECK
- the uvrA gene encoding excinuclease ABC subunit UvrA; the encoded protein is MEYIKIRGAREHNLKNIDIDIPKNQFVVITGVSGSGKSSLAFETIYSEGQRRYVESLSAYARQFIGQMKKPELDSIEGLSPAISIEQKSVSKNPRSTVGTMTEIYDYMRLLWGHIGEAHCPICKSLVKKQSIEEITNEVHLKCNDKDKLIFLSPIVMDKKGSFKNLFINLSRQGYLRVRVDGTILELDDTIELDKNKRHNIELITDRIVFKEENISRINEAIVNATKLSDGNLIVNINGIDYKYSENFVCSNHPDISFPEINPRLFSFNAPYGACEECNGLGSSLEVNMDAIVLNENLSINEGALSVVGGSSVTSWTWKLFQAFLKGHDIDADKPFKKLSQKEKDLIFYGSEKEYYFYIHTKEYNYDGMRTFEGLVNLVKRRHKESMSESNREEIQNRYMIETSCSKCNGKRLNDIVLAITINDKNIIDVTNMSIVNALDFFQNLSLTEKEKQIAEEILKEIRNRLSFLINVGLDYLSLDRMTKTLSGGESQRIRLATQIGSRLTGVIYVLDEPSIGLHQRDNDKLLKTLKDLKDIGNTLIVVEHDEDTMIESDYLIDIGPGAGKFGGDIIACGKPSDVINEGKSLTAKYLNKEIQIEKPKKIRKSKEYLKISNCCGNNLKNVNLKIPLGIFTAVTGVSGSGKSSLINQTLYPILHNYLNEKTMFPLKHGKVEGLEEVKKVINIDQSPIGRTPRSNTATYTKIFDDIRGIFAETNDAKIRGFDKGRFSFNVKGGRCETCSGAGINKIEMNFLPDVYVECEMCKGKRYNKETLEVKYKGKNISEVLDMSVIDAYEFFEAIPSLKRKLQTLIDVGMDYITLGQPATTLSGGEAQRIKLASELSKVTKEGTMYILDEPTTGLHFEDVRKLLIVLDRLVSKGNSVVVIEHNLDVIKCADYIIDIGLEGGDKGGYIVVEGSPDKIMKHKDSYTGKFLKKHLNK
- a CDS encoding DMT family transporter; this translates as MNLSWLFIILGAMMWGIDGVLLTPRYFQYGLYNVLLIVFIAHLLPFLFMLITQRGSIKEIKKMNFYDKSYFLLIALFGGTIGTLSIVKALQLSEFNPYSLVILIQKSQPIFAILSAYFILKEKITHKFKIVFVISLISLYFLTFGLNSPFEIELKSIYSAIYSLIAAISFGLSTTFSRKVAIKYNANLSTFIRFMFTAIITFILLLLNIGQSKSDIIYVVKNNHIMLLALFIAIWNLIASNLYYKGLQKTKAIYSTVSELSFPLTSVFIDMFILGNVLDPIRILAGSVLLLSIVYLNLNNE